The DNA sequence AAGCGCACGCTTCTTTTCCGCATCGACATTCCCAAGGCATGCCCTGACACGACGGACCCGCTCCGCTGATAATACTTTGTCAAAGCCCGAAACAGCATGCGCATCCGGGGCGTCCGCCATGTCATACCCATCATCGACAGCCGCCGACTGTCGGTGTGCTTTTGCGCCAAGTGTTCGTGCCCGGTTGCGCACCACGGTGGTAATCCAGGCGAGCGCTGTACCGCGCAAGTGGTCAAACTGCGAAGCTGACTTCCAGACACGGATGTAACCTTCCTGCAGAGCTTCTTCAGCAAGGTCGGCACGTCCCGTCGTTCTGAGGCAAAGCGCATAGAGCCGTGGACTTGTTAGCTCATAAAGCTCTGAAAAGGCGCGGCGATCGGAGCGCGCGACGGCATGGAGGAGAGCGCGCAGTGGGTCCTGCGACGGCACTTCTGCCATATCTTCAAACATTACATCAGCGCTCTGCACCATGAGGAAGCCTCCTGTCATAGCTTCAAATAAAGGCAACTCGACCTTTACCCCTCAAATATGGGAACGGATGCATCAAAGTGCGGCCACCTTGGTGTGAAAGCACACCAAAAGGGTGCCCCTACGGCGTTTTCATTGACTTACCCGTCAGAACCCCTATATGTGCACGTACTGATTACATTCGATGTGCGCTACGTGACCGACCGGCTTGCCGATCAGCTTATTTATCCCCTGAAAATGTGACCAATTGCGACCCGCATGTGCACAAGGCCCGTGTGGACTTAATCACTTACGTCAGAGGAAAAATCCATGACAACCGGAACAGTTAAATTCTTCAACGCTTCTAAAGGCTTCGGCTTCATTGAGCCAGAAGATGGCGGCAAAGACGCATTCGTGCACATTTCTGCTGTTGAACGCGCAGGTCTCTCAACACTCAACGAAGGCCAGAAGGTCTCTTATGAGCTTGAGCCAGGCCGCGACGGCAAGTCTTCTGCTGAGAACATCTCAGTCGTCGACTAATAGCGACTTGCATTCGGTCGGCAACGACCGGTGACGAAACCGCCTCCAGCCTTTGTTGGGGGCGGTTTTTCTATGCGCGCTGTCCAACAAAGTGAAATCTCAATTCTCCTTTTATTGACTTGGGCGCAAAAATCGGCGTAAATCCTCGAATACGTTCTACATTCGATGCGCGCTAAATGAATTTCCGGTTCGCCGGCGAGCTTATCTATCCCCTGACAATGTGATCGTTGAAGACCCGTTCTTGCGCGCGGTGCGCAGGTGCGGACTAAATACGTGTTAGAGGAACTACCAATATGCCTACAGGCACAGTCAAATTTTTCAACGCAACCAAAGGCTACGGCTTCATCGAGCCAGAAGACGGCAGCAAAGATGCATTTGTGCACATTTCTGCTGTTGAGCGTGCAGGTCTCTCCACGCTGAACGAAGGCCAGAAAGTTTCTTTCGAGCTGGAAGTCGGCCGCAATGGCAAGTCTTCCGCTGAGAACCTCTCGGTTGTTGAATAAGCTCTAGTCATACAGAGTTTTAAGCCGCCCTTGGGTGATCCTGAGGGCGGCTTTTTTGTGCTCGCCGCTGTGAGCAATCACCCCCCCTGATTGAGACCCAGTTCTTTCTGTTTCTTCTTCGAAAGTCCGAGCGACACGATCCGGTGAGACTCTTTGATATAGGCCTTGAGATCCTTGTCGGAGAGGCCGGGCTTCTCGTAATTCTGGATCCAGCTCATGCCGCGCGAAGCGAGATAAGGTGCGGGGCGCAAGCCCGGCTCTTCCTTCAACATCTCAAAGGCAATCTTGGAGACTTTGAAGGTCACCGCAGCCTTGGGTTTTCCTGACGTGGCCTCATCCCAGCCGCCAATGGCAAAAACCTTGCCGCCCACTTTCCAGACGTGAGACCCACCCCACTGCACCACGTGAGTGGTCGCCGGAAGGCTGCCGCAGAACTTGTTATATTGCTCATAGGTCAAGGGCGTGCCTCAGGTGTTCGAACTGTCCTGCCCAGTTGCGTCTCGGGCAATCATGGCGCGCTCCGCATCCACAATGAAGTTCCGATTGAGCGGCACGGCATCCCGTGCGGGCGAGAGCAGAAGCTGGAACACCATGTTGGACCCATGCAGGAAGCCAAGCTCAGCGGCGCCTAGATAAAACTCCCACATGCGACAGAAGCGTTCGTCATAAAGTTCTGCGGCTTTTGCGCGGTTCGCCGTAAAGCGCGTCCGCCAATCTCTGAGCGTGTAATAATAATGGAGACGTAACACTTCCATATCATCAACCCAGAGGCCCTGCCGCTCCAGCGCTTCAAACGTCTCTGACAGCGCAGGCACATAGCCCCCCGGGAAAATATACTTCCGGAAGAAAGGCCCGGTTGTGCCCGGCTGGGTGCTGCGCCCAATGGAATGGATAAAGGCATAGCCATCGGGTTTCAGGAGATCGCGCACCGTACCGAAATAATCGTCAAAATGCCCAATGCCCACATGTTCCATCATGCCGACGGAAACCACCCGGTCGAACTGACCTTCATATTCCCGGTAGTCCTTCAACACGAAATCAACACGGTCGGACACACCCGCTTCTTCTGCTTTCTGTTCGGCAATCGCCACCTGTTCCGGCGACACATTAAGCGAGGTCACATGCGCGCCCTCTTTCGCCATGCGAATGGCAAAGGCACCCCAGCCGCCGCCAATCTCCAACACGGTCATGCCGGGCTTGAGGCCGAGCTTCGCCGTGGCGCGGGTGAGCTTGGCAGCTTGTGCATCTTCAAGCGATGTCTCCGGCGTCTCATAAAACGCGCAGGTATAGTTCAGCTCCTCATCCAGGAAGAGCTGATACATCTCCGTTGAAAGGTCATAGTGGGAGCGCGCCTGTTTCTTCGCATTGTCTACATCATTCGCCTGCTGGCGCCGACGCATGGACCGCCAGAAACGTCGCAGCCCGCCCTGCACCTTATGGCTCGCAAGCGGCCCGCGATTGATGGAAAAGAGAAAGAGAAGGTCGTAGCAGCCGGACCCTGCCTCAAAGCTAAGGCCGCCATCCATGTAAGCCTCAGCGGCAATCAATTCCGGATTGAGGAAGAGCTTCCACTTAAGCGCCTTATCATGCAGTCGCATGGTGACATGCACCGCCTCGTCGCCCTCGCCTGCGGTCCCGAATTCGTGCTGAGACCCATCCACGTCAAAGACGGTCAGCCGCCCCTTCTGAACAAACGTATTCAGCAGATTGTTTAGTGGCCACAGACTCATAACGCTTCCCCCAAAGCATCATCCGACCGGAGTGAAACGAGGATCGATAAGATGATGCGTCAACAAAATGTATTCAGTTTCTTGGAAGAGAGCATAGAACATTCAGCGCGCAAGCAAGGCATCAATTTTGGGAGACCGGTCACCCTTCACTCTCTTTGTCATTACCCGGCTTGTCCGGGTAATCCAGGGCGGCACGCACTGTCACCAATGAAAGCCTCAGAAGTTGCATTCCTAAGAACGAACCAGATTTCTACCACCTCTTCAGAATAGCGCGACGGCAGAAGTCTCTCACCCTGGACCACCCGAACAAGTCGGGTGGTGACAGCCTGTGTTTAGGGCACCCCCTCACCCTCGCCCGCCAAACACCCGGCGAAAGCGCGCCACCTCATCATTATCGTCATTCGCCGGACGCCCCGTTGGCGGCGCGGTGTACCGCGCCAAAGCCAGCCAGTAGCGCAACACCAGCGCCACGACACCGAGCCAGAAGACAGACCATGTCACCAGCCACAGAGCCTTCACCCAATCCGCCGTGGAGCGAACCGTGTCGAGCAGATCTGCCCAGAAATTATACCCCTCCATCGCCCGCTCCTGATTTCAGCCTGAAACCAATATATCCCAAAATGGGATAATCCGAAAACAGGATTATTCCAGTGCTTCAAGATTCTTTGGAGCAGGCGGTGAAGAGTTTTCATACTCAAGAATATGCGGACCTTATTCAGGGCCTCATCGAGGCACGCAAAAGCGCAGGCCTCACGCAGCAGGAAGTTGCCGATGCGCTCGGAAAACCACAATCCTATGTTGCAAAAATAGAAGGCTGCGAGCGCCGCTTAGACATCGCCGAATTTGTCGATTATGCCCGCGCCCTCATGTGCGATCCCGCTGAGCTCCTGCACGCGACGCCTAAAGCAACATAGCGCCCAGACTTCTTGCGGCGTTACAAAAACTTCACACTGTACATTTTGAATTTTACTATTAGGGTTTGGCCTCGGTTACACTGCCAATAGATGAGGGCCACTCATGTACATTCAGTGGTGTTTGAAGGGAATTCCCGAGAGCAGTCAATTCTCCGACGCTGAAGCAGAAAATATTCTGTCGACCGGAATACTCAGCTCTTGGATGCGAAACAATAGCGGAGACACACTCGCTGACGGTATTCCTTCCGCGCACGATGCGCTCACCCCGCTGGCACTCGACGACCACGTAAACAATTACTCGATGGTACAAAACGACACGCCCTACGTGTCACTGTCCGCGGGTGCCGTAACCCCCGATCCCGGAGCCGGCGGTGTTCACATTCGGCCTGCGTGGAGAACAGCTTTGGATTTTGCGACCCAAGGTGGAAGGACCAATGGCTTCGTCTTCCGATGTTGGACGATAGTCTCGCCCAAACCGTGTCCGGGTTTGTCAAATATCTCCGACGAGGTACGCGACCTTAATCTGTTTAGGCAGTTTTGGCTCTTTCATGACGAAGGCGAGATCGCGGCCAAACTGCTTGTGCCAGGACGACAAATTGAGTGGGTAATAAAGTACGACGAAAATCTCCACCAAACAGGCTGGAGAGAGCGCAATATGGATTTCATTGATCCAGCGAACATCAGCAATCTAGTTGAGGCAGTCGCATGAGCCGCTTACCAAACACCGAAAATTGGGATGTCAAATCCGTGAGCACACGAACCGCATTCCTAGTCTCTTGCGCGATGCGCGCAAGCGAGCTCTCTGACCAACTAGGTCCAGCGCAACATCTCGCAAAACGAAGTAGCACAATTGGCGCTACGGAGTCTTTTTTGGAGGCAGCAGAGATAAACTTCGTTACGGACAATTTCAGCGAGGGATTTGAACTCCTTCAACAGGCCAGATCTGCCAGCAGCCTTTTTACCTTCGACATACAAGACGTCTTGCGCTCGTGCGTACTGATGACACTCACAGACCCTGTCTCCATTTCCCTTACGGGGGACGGCATAGAAATCGCACAACCGCAAAGTCCAATTTTCATAAAGTGGGCGCACCTAGGTTCCTTAGTGAACATTTCACGAGCCCTACTGACTCTCATCCTCGTAGCAATTTGTTCGGGCGGGCATATAAATCTGTCCAACTCGAAACCAGCTGACCGAACTGGAATTGAGACGGCGCTATACGCCGCTGCTGCGTCGCCAGGTTTCTCTGTACTCGGATTTTTCGGCACGCCAAACGAAACGCTGGGGGTTTCCGACACAACAGTGTCCATCTCTTGGTCACCACTTTACGCATTGCAGATAATGGAATTCAACTTCGAGAATCGGGTGCGGCATTTGGCTCAAGACATTTATTATTGGAACACGCTTCGCGCGCGAGCGGAAATAATCGATTTGCGCCTGCTCACGGTCTATATCGCCCTTTTCCGCTCGGATCGATCACACTGGTTCCATGAGATTCCCGCTGCCGGAGAAGCCTCACAGTTTCTGCGAGAGTTGGCTGAAAGGATACATTCACGGACACAGGGCGCCAAAAGATGACGAACACCGAACTCGTTTTTGCGATTGCTTCACCGGCGCTGACGATCTTTGGATTTTTCCTTGGATGGTTTAGTTGGCGACGGCGCGAACTTCGTCGCGATGAAGTGCTTAGTTGGGCAGATGACTGCATCGAGTGTCTGCAAACACTACTGTTAATTTCTCTTCTGAGGGATCCAATACTCAGCGCAGAGAAAATCGAACAAATTCGTCTAAAGGTAATTTTTGACACATCGATCTTAATCGAACGAGGTCGTCTATTTTTCAAGAACGAGGTCGTAGACGATTTCGGATCAGATAAGCTGTCCGCGTATAGAGGGTATCGCCCACGCATTCTGGATCATCTTGTAGTTGGACATCAAATTGCTCGATTCTGGCCCGACAGCAGCGACGACGACAAAAGGCGCCGCACTGTTGTTGCGCGCAACAGCCTAAAAGGCTTCGTATCACTGGCACAAAAGGAAGTGGGTAGAGATCGCGCTGCCTCGGCAGAAGCATTGAGGGGCGGGGACGGCGTCAAATTATCAGCACTGATGGCTGCTGTGAAGCCCGAAGAGCTCGATTAGCCCCTTTGCATTCAGCCAATGCAGTTCTACAAAATGAACGGAGCGGTTGGGCGAATAGACCGTCTAGCTCTCTTTCGTTTTTGTAGAGTGGCGTTATCTGCATCTGAACAATTGCGAGGACCCGGCACCCTACGTCGTAGCTGAACCGGTTTCATCTGAGTTTCTATCGATCCTGACCTTCCAAATCCGGTAAGCTTCCAGCGCTGCCAGCGGCAGGAAGTGCGCAAGCGCGCCACCAAACGTATTGTGGATGGTGATCCAGTGAAGCAGCGTCATAACAGCCGCCAGATAGACGAGCCGCTGAAGCGTTTGCCAGCCAGGGCCCATCGCCCTGACCGACGCGGTGTTAGACGTAAGCACCAGGGGTACAAAGATCAGGAACGCGACCCAGCCTGTCCAGATGCCGAGCTTCACCACATCGGTCATCACCGCATCAAGCGTGCCGAGATCAATCACATAATAGAGCGTGTGAAGCGCCGCATAGCCGAACGCCGCGACACCGAGATACCGCCGCCGCGCCATCAGCCAACGGATGGGACGCGCACTCGGGAACATCATGCGGAGCGGTGTCAGCATCATGGCGATAATCATGAAACGCGCGGCAAACTCCCCCGTCGGATGCAACAGGCTTTCAAGGTCACGCCCGCTGAGCGCCCCATTGATCATTGCCACAGACGGCAGGGCGATGAGCGCCCAGAAAAAATACGGGGAATTGAAGAAGGCTTTGAGAGACGTCATGTGCTGGGCAAGGTCCTTTGGACAAAACAAGACAGGCCAAAGCAAGCCCGCGCGCCCCAAGGATAGGAACGCACGCGCGGCCCTTCCAGCAAAACACTGTTACAAATTGTAATGAGGGAGGCTCAGTCCGCCTCGATCACACCGCAGGCAACCCGCGCACCCGCGCCACCAATCGGCTGGGTCAGGTGATCATCTGCATTTTCATGAATGATGAAGGTGGAGCCGTCGTCATCCAGCAGATTGTTCGGCCCCTCAACAAGGGATACGAGGGAGGTAAAGGCCTCCATCTCGCCCACACCGTCAGCACCGACAAAGATGTTTGGAATATCGCCAGGCTCCGGCCCTTCAGGGTTCAACAGCCCATGGCCGCCGGGAACCTTGCCCACATGGCCTTTGGCTGTTTTGAAGCCTTCATGAGGTTCGCACACACCGTGAGCGTGGAGGTGCAGCCCGTGCTTGCCGGGGGTAAGACCTTCTACCTTCACATGAATAAGCACACCGCTCGGACCCTGGGTGAGCGTGGCCATGCCTGCTTCCTCACCGTCCGTATTGATCAGCGTGGCCTTGGCCATCACGGGCTGGGCCGCGTCCTCAGCAAAACTCGGTGTCGCAGAGAACAAAGCAACAGTCAGGGCGGCGGCGAAGACAGAACGGGACATGGACCACACTCTACGTTAGGGACAACATACTATTTGACGACCGAGCTTAAGCGCCTGTGACAGCATAGGCAAACCTAGCTTCGTCACAAAAACGTGCCCCTGCGCCAATTTGCACGCCGACGCACTCCATCAGCATGCGATAGGCTCTAGCGAGACACTGCGCGATGAAGCAGGAGCAGACTTTGAAAATACTGATTATGGGAGGATATGGCGTCTTCGGAGGAAGACTAGCCGAACTCCTTTCCGACGTTTCTGACCTCGAACTGATTATCGCTGGCAGGTCACACATGAAAGCGTCTGCCTTCTGCAAGTCCTATAAAGGCGCAGCAACGGTCACACCTCTTCAACTAGACCGCAGCAACATCGAAGAAGGCATTCAGACAGCACAGCCAGATGTGGTCGTTGATGCCTCGGGACCTTTTCAGAACTACGGAAGCAACCCCTACAGTGTAATCACTGCCTGCATTAAGCAGAAAACAAACTATCTGGATTTTGCAGATTCAGCAGACTTCGTCTTCGGGGTTTCCCAGTTCGACGCAGCTGCCAAAGAAGCCAACATCTATATCCTGTCGGGAGTGAGCAGCTTCCCCGTCTTAACCGCAGCCGTTCTGCGCGAGATAGCCAAGGACATGGACATAGTCACAGTGGAAGGCGGCATTGCACCTTCACCCTATGCAGGGATTGGGCTAAACGTGATGCGTGCTGTTGTCGGCTATGCAGGAAGCCGGGTGAAGCTGACACGAGGCGGCAAGCCGGGAACAGCCATCGGCCTTGCCGAACATAGAAGATTCACCATCGCCCCACCAGGCGAGATACCCCTACGCAATATCCACTTCTCACTGGTAGATGTGCCAGACCTTCAGGTGATCCCGCCTGAACATGAAACACTCCGCGACATCTGGATGGGCGCGGGGCCTGTTCCCGAAACACTGCACCGCATTCTCAATCTACTCGCCAAAGCGCGAGCGGTATTTGGGTTACCGTCCTTTGTCCCGCTCGCCCCACTTTTCTATCGAGTTCTGAACTTGATGAAGTTTGGGGAGCATCGCGGCGGCATGTTTGTCCACGTGCGAGGAACGAAGAACGACATCGAGACGGAACGAACCTGGCATTTGCTCGCAGAGGGGGATGACGGCCCTTACATCCCGTCCATGGCCATCGAATGCCTCGTAAGGAAACGCCTCAAGGGTAACATCCCCGACCCCGGCGCAAGGCCGGCAACCCGTGCGCTTGATCTTGCTGACTACCAAACATTGTTTGCAAAGCGCACAATCTCTACGGGGTTTCGCGCAGGCGACGAAAAGACCAAGCCCCTATATCAGCAAATACTGGGGACCGCGTTCACCGTGCTGCCCACCCCAGTGCAAGCGCTCCACGCCACCCGCGAACCCCGCAGGTGGGCCGGTACGGCATGCGTCCAACGTGGTAAAAACATTTTCGCCAGAACAATCGCACGGGCGATCGGCTTTCCCAACAGTGGCACGAGCACCCCCATCACTGTGGAACTCGTTCCATCTGAAAAGGGGGAACGATGGACCAGAAACTTCGGCAGTAAAACCTTCAGCTCCCTTCAACAGATCGGCGCGGGTAAAAACAACCACCTATTGCTAGAACGCTTTGGACCAATTGAGGTGGCGCTGGCTCTCACCGTCAAAGACAACAGGCTTTTCCTCATTCCACGTAGGTGGACCCTGTTTGGCCTGCCCATGCCAAAATTTCTATTGCCCGCCGGAAACAGCCATGAGCGGGAACAGAACGGGCATTTCTATTTCGATGTTGAAATTGCGGTACCCCTCATCGGACTGATCGTATCCTATGAAGGAGAACTGCGCCCTGCCTGAGCAGCTTAGACCATCTAATGTAGTGGAAGCAGAGTGAAAGTGGTGCCGCTTGGGTGATTTGAACACCCGACCCCATCATTACGAATGATGTGCTCTACCAACTGAGCTAAAGCGGCTCACATGTCTCCGACAATAACAGAGTCAGAGACCGAAATTCCGGCAAATCCTTAAACCGATCCGTGGGTCTTGGCAAGATTCATCAAGCGCTTTTCCAGAGAAGCGCACGGATCATGGTATCAGACAATGGTTGCGTGTCACTTTGACAGCCCTTCCGAGAGGAGATCGAAAACCAAGCGAATGCGGAGGCTTGTTCTGAGCTCCCGATGTGCAACCAGCCAGGTCTCAACTTCTATGGGATCAAACCCCGGAAAGGGATTTTCCAGCTCTGGATACATCTCTGCTATCTCGGCAGGAAGAAAACCGATCCCAAAGCCCTCGCGGATGAGTTCCAGAGACAAGGTCGCACTGGTCGTTGCGAAATTAAAATTCGCTGTCGTGAGAGTGAGCCCACGCGATGCGAACAGTCCAAGACGCTGCTCAGGATAATCAAACCCCACAAACTGCATCTGCGCCAAATCAGAGATCTGGGACGGACGGCCT is a window from the Rhodobiaceae bacterium genome containing:
- a CDS encoding helix-turn-helix protein — translated: MLQDSLEQAVKSFHTQEYADLIQGLIEARKSAGLTQQEVADALGKPQSYVAKIEGCERRLDIAEFVDYARALMCDPAELLHATPKAT
- the cspA gene encoding cold shock protein CspA, which codes for MTTGTVKFFNASKGFGFIEPEDGGKDAFVHISAVERAGLSTLNEGQKVSYELEPGRDGKSSAENISVVD
- a CDS encoding hypothetical protein (domain of unknown function (DUF4166)), with the translated sequence MKQEQTLKILIMGGYGVFGGRLAELLSDVSDLELIIAGRSHMKASAFCKSYKGAATVTPLQLDRSNIEEGIQTAQPDVVVDASGPFQNYGSNPYSVITACIKQKTNYLDFADSADFVFGVSQFDAAAKEANIYILSGVSSFPVLTAAVLREIAKDMDIVTVEGGIAPSPYAGIGLNVMRAVVGYAGSRVKLTRGGKPGTAIGLAEHRRFTIAPPGEIPLRNIHFSLVDVPDLQVIPPEHETLRDIWMGAGPVPETLHRILNLLAKARAVFGLPSFVPLAPLFYRVLNLMKFGEHRGGMFVHVRGTKNDIETERTWHLLAEGDDGPYIPSMAIECLVRKRLKGNIPDPGARPATRALDLADYQTLFAKRTISTGFRAGDEKTKPLYQQILGTAFTVLPTPVQALHATREPRRWAGTACVQRGKNIFARTIARAIGFPNSGTSTPITVELVPSEKGERWTRNFGSKTFSSLQQIGAGKNNHLLLERFGPIEVALALTVKDNRLFLIPRRWTLFGLPMPKFLLPAGNSHEREQNGHFYFDVEIAVPLIGLIVSYEGELRPA
- the ufaA1 gene encoding tuberculostearic acid methyltransferase UfaA1, whose amino-acid sequence is MSLWPLNNLLNTFVQKGRLTVFDVDGSQHEFGTAGEGDEAVHVTMRLHDKALKWKLFLNPELIAAEAYMDGGLSFEAGSGCYDLLFLFSINRGPLASHKVQGGLRRFWRSMRRRQQANDVDNAKKQARSHYDLSTEMYQLFLDEELNYTCAFYETPETSLEDAQAAKLTRATAKLGLKPGMTVLEIGGGWGAFAIRMAKEGAHVTSLNVSPEQVAIAEQKAEEAGVSDRVDFVLKDYREYEGQFDRVVSVGMMEHVGIGHFDDYFGTVRDLLKPDGYAFIHSIGRSTQPGTTGPFFRKYIFPGGYVPALSETFEALERQGLWVDDMEVLRLHYYYTLRDWRTRFTANRAKAAELYDERFCRMWEFYLGAAELGFLHGSNMVFQLLLSPARDAVPLNRNFIVDAERAMIARDATGQDSSNT
- a CDS encoding YjbR, translating into MTYEQYNKFCGSLPATTHVVQWGGSHVWKVGGKVFAIGGWDEATSGKPKAAVTFKVSKIAFEMLKEEPGLRPAPYLASRGMSWIQNYEKPGLSDKDLKAYIKESHRIVSLGLSKKKQKELGLNQGG
- the cspA gene encoding cold shock protein CspA — its product is MPTGTVKFFNATKGYGFIEPEDGSKDAFVHISAVERAGLSTLNEGQKVSFELEVGRNGKSSAENLSVVE
- the sigK gene encoding ECF RNA polymerase sigma factor SigK — encoded protein: MVQSADVMFEDMAEVPSQDPLRALLHAVARSDRRAFSELYELTSPRLYALCLRTTGRADLAEEALQEGYIRVWKSASQFDHLRGTALAWITTVVRNRARTLGAKAHRQSAAVDDGYDMADAPDAHAVSGFDKVLSAERVRRVRACLGNVDAEKKRALLLVYFEGLTHQELASRLEVPLGTAKSWVRRGLHQMGRCLGDSTDLRGEAVHDLLAAEHELGVLPPTATPAFQRRRDLDAKYCAAADRWADDFSALLTLLAPVRPRDAVWDVISRETIAGRGMPFRGQHGLVLLATFFVLMGIYLLG
- the msrQ gene encoding protein-methionine-sulfoxide reductase heme-binding subunit MsrQ, with protein sequence MTSLKAFFNSPYFFWALIALPSVAMINGALSGRDLESLLHPTGEFAARFMIIAMMLTPLRMMFPSARPIRWLMARRRYLGVAAFGYAALHTLYYVIDLGTLDAVMTDVVKLGIWTGWVAFLIFVPLVLTSNTASVRAMGPGWQTLQRLVYLAAVMTLLHWITIHNTFGGALAHFLPLAALEAYRIWKVRIDRNSDETGSATT
- the sodC gene encoding superoxide dismutase (Cu-Zn) gives rise to the protein MSRSVFAAALTVALFSATPSFAEDAAQPVMAKATLINTDGEEAGMATLTQGPSGVLIHVKVEGLTPGKHGLHLHAHGVCEPHEGFKTAKGHVGKVPGGHGLLNPEGPEPGDIPNIFVGADGVGEMEAFTSLVSLVEGPNNLLDDDGSTFIIHENADDHLTQPIGGAGARVACGVIEAD